A genomic segment from Legionella quinlivanii encodes:
- the ankF gene encoding Dot/Icm T4SS effector AnkF/LegA14/Ceg31, whose protein sequence is MKAELLQLVKKYDFVHFDSMGKLSIIVPVTGSAQISENFTGENDNPVALHLFGDNTCQSDIERKTFFHGPIDAEKGTRIGELSFEEQCKKLIDELQPLKERLRQEGKRNELAYLDLIEASLKEAKEKALTFSGANPGFENMERDLLLGQTHFVSKGEFVVKQNPDSARYFDLPNIMALINPTANSLEKILTSNVISERLANISLVKGDPVKTVVSQAVRLYTAPHNPPEITHNLSEISSSTQAFLQGVYSLILEKNTGIVPEEIDFAVLTENFNIGYPQEDYPADEWDLENVDLTTYALLKDFIKIAEQPVTNFLNLFQRCFEQYSKEHPGYETSKSRTSTYQLFILQTFLYLCTVQLHLQDKEQAKQFLTLIRTQENLSALVEALCEGKTSAEIPELPLSASQWDSIIDATHKIALYHIHSDHYDELRTACMPQQPENSHYFVMGGRLCWSTSSITEAGNINTPQAQKKASEEHFEIFYNNLETLRQQEAILSLIEDLLKISGAEEALIFEYLDQNWMDLTPDQRSGLFPKMVEKGFLQCAQYIIINTPLNLAHFKLALNQRPRPIEVINQFLNINDPYMDLIIIRQLQRALDAKDTELLDLLIQKLNKPELINLLHGNLLLKSIQIGHLGLVDFIVSHRPDLIEFRGVNAYPSLTFACIYGKTEIVNYLMDAGADIHAKTSLPTTHPSYVALNGRSARQWTEAKLNELHQSGTDILALFDNYYSRMEENFRSNPSYKDRFTIEHIKRAVEGRDLRLINLIRDNHPDLNASLDETIITSINELSEELERERQEQLERERQAAELERLRLEQEERERQERLARERLIQLAQERQQQLEEERQLQQQHPIEQRVLNARAQRAEERRQAELREQQEREARIREEQERAREEQARIREEERRKALERQQQQMGLRRQILVHMATFDRALKDFTSEIRKNMERTSKDIDYSRCTMKLVRELRDAKDEFLNPQNEINITSFEQFKLKCNKAIKDSKPLLAEHRGWHNHSLFWRRIAGVFATLLFGIPALIVKAKSENGYYGTFFAHKEDIKTNSLKMLEKLKDQLPMDELKQPIPKIRY, encoded by the coding sequence AATCCGATATAGAACGCAAAACCTTTTTTCATGGTCCGATCGATGCAGAAAAAGGTACTCGCATTGGGGAGCTTTCGTTTGAAGAGCAATGTAAAAAACTGATTGATGAATTACAGCCACTCAAAGAAAGGCTTAGGCAAGAAGGGAAAAGAAATGAGCTTGCCTATCTTGATCTTATTGAAGCCAGCCTGAAAGAAGCAAAAGAAAAAGCCCTGACATTCAGTGGAGCTAATCCTGGCTTCGAAAACATGGAAAGAGACCTGCTGCTTGGACAAACACATTTTGTATCCAAGGGCGAATTTGTTGTTAAGCAAAACCCTGACAGTGCCAGGTATTTTGACCTGCCTAATATCATGGCCCTGATTAATCCCACTGCCAACAGCCTGGAAAAGATTTTAACTTCCAATGTCATTTCTGAGCGCCTCGCTAATATTTCCCTCGTCAAGGGCGACCCTGTGAAAACGGTGGTTTCCCAGGCTGTTCGCCTTTATACCGCTCCCCATAATCCCCCGGAAATTACCCATAACCTCTCAGAAATTTCAAGCAGCACCCAGGCGTTCCTCCAGGGCGTCTACTCACTAATCCTTGAAAAAAATACCGGGATAGTACCAGAGGAAATTGACTTTGCTGTCTTGACGGAAAATTTTAACATTGGATACCCACAAGAGGATTATCCCGCTGACGAATGGGATCTCGAGAATGTCGACTTGACAACTTATGCTCTATTAAAAGATTTTATTAAAATAGCTGAGCAGCCGGTTACTAATTTTTTAAATCTTTTTCAGCGTTGTTTTGAACAATATAGCAAGGAGCACCCTGGGTACGAAACCAGTAAATCAAGAACCTCCACTTATCAATTATTCATTTTGCAAACGTTTCTCTATTTGTGTACCGTTCAATTGCATTTACAGGATAAAGAACAGGCTAAACAATTTCTTACTTTAATACGCACTCAAGAGAATCTGAGCGCATTGGTTGAAGCCTTATGTGAAGGTAAAACGTCGGCTGAAATTCCTGAGCTCCCTCTCTCAGCAAGCCAATGGGACTCAATCATTGATGCAACCCATAAGATTGCGCTCTATCACATTCACTCCGACCATTATGACGAATTGCGCACCGCCTGCATGCCGCAACAACCGGAAAACTCGCATTATTTTGTCATGGGGGGCCGCCTTTGCTGGAGTACAAGTTCCATTACTGAAGCAGGTAATATCAATACCCCGCAGGCACAGAAAAAAGCTTCAGAAGAGCATTTTGAGATTTTTTATAATAATCTCGAAACACTTCGTCAACAAGAAGCGATCCTGTCTTTAATCGAGGATCTTTTAAAAATATCTGGTGCTGAGGAAGCTTTAATATTTGAGTACCTTGACCAGAACTGGATGGATTTGACTCCCGATCAACGCTCAGGCTTGTTTCCAAAGATGGTTGAAAAGGGCTTCCTGCAATGTGCCCAGTATATCATTATAAATACCCCTTTAAATCTGGCGCACTTTAAGCTTGCACTGAATCAAAGACCTCGCCCTATAGAAGTAATTAATCAATTTCTAAATATTAATGATCCCTATATGGACCTGATAATCATCCGGCAACTTCAAAGAGCGCTAGATGCTAAAGACACTGAGCTTTTAGACTTGCTTATACAAAAACTGAATAAGCCCGAGTTAATTAATCTTTTACATGGCAATCTTTTGCTCAAATCTATTCAAATAGGACATTTAGGCCTTGTCGACTTTATTGTGTCCCATCGACCTGATTTGATTGAATTTCGTGGCGTAAATGCTTACCCATCCCTTACCTTCGCTTGTATTTACGGCAAAACAGAGATTGTAAACTATTTAATGGACGCAGGAGCCGATATTCATGCGAAAACAAGTTTACCCACAACCCACCCATCTTATGTTGCATTGAATGGAAGAAGCGCCAGACAATGGACAGAAGCGAAACTGAACGAATTGCATCAATCAGGAACAGACATACTGGCATTATTCGATAATTATTACTCACGCATGGAAGAGAATTTCAGAAGCAATCCGTCTTATAAAGACCGATTCACTATAGAGCATATCAAGCGTGCTGTTGAAGGCAGGGATTTGCGATTAATTAATCTTATTCGGGATAACCACCCAGACTTAAATGCCAGCCTGGATGAAACGATTATCACCAGCATTAATGAGCTTAGCGAGGAATTGGAAAGAGAGCGTCAGGAGCAATTGGAGCGCGAACGCCAGGCGGCAGAACTTGAACGCCTGCGTCTGGAGCAAGAGGAACGTGAGCGTCAGGAACGACTTGCTCGTGAACGTCTGATACAGCTGGCACAAGAGCGCCAGCAACAGCTCGAAGAGGAGCGCCAGCTACAGCAACAGCATCCCATCGAACAACGAGTTCTCAATGCGAGAGCGCAGCGTGCAGAAGAAAGACGACAAGCTGAGCTGCGGGAACAGCAGGAGCGAGAAGCAAGAATACGAGAGGAACAGGAGAGAGCACGAGAGGAACAGGCGAGAATACGGGAAGAGGAGAGACGAAAAGCGTTAGAAAGACAGCAACAGCAAATGGGATTGCGAAGACAAATATTAGTGCACATGGCTACCTTTGATAGAGCGTTAAAAGACTTTACCTCAGAAATTAGAAAAAATATGGAGAGAACATCGAAAGATATTGATTATAGCCGCTGCACCATGAAGCTAGTGCGCGAGCTGAGAGATGCGAAAGATGAGTTTCTTAATCCTCAAAATGAGATCAATATCACTTCTTTTGAACAGTTTAAATTGAAATGTAATAAAGCGATTAAAGACTCAAAACCGCTGTTAGCCGAGCATCGAGGCTGGCATAACCATTCTCTTTTCTGGCGTCGGATTGCAGGTGTTTTTGCAACCCTATTATTCGGAATTCCGGCATTGATCGTGAAAGCAAAGTCAGAAAACGGCTATTACGGTACTTTCTTCGCCCATAAAGAAGATATTAAAACCAACTCCTTAAAAATGCTGGAAAAATTGAAGGATCAATTACCGATGGATGAGTTAAAACAACCGATACCAAAAATAAGATATTAA